The genomic window TACATATATTCAAAATCTGAAGGTTTACACTATCATTAATAAGAACAATGTTTAACTGATCATGATACGTTGATAAATAAAGTcttattataacaaaaattactttaaaaaaggatGTGACggttcaaattaaataaacgGCTTACTGTTAGCACTTTCAGCCTTGTCGGGTCTTAAGACAGTAatgcaaaattgaaatttttggttAAATTATTTAACTACTTCCTCAGTAGATGCGATAAATTTTCTCTTGGGTTAAAGATTTaagggggtcatttttcgacatAACATATTGAAACCAAATgtgaggaataatatctttgcaAGTTGttagttttaaaattatcagCATCGTGTTTTTCCTCTCTTCAAACTGAAATCATCAACATTATGAAAACGAGTATCAATGAATTGATATTAACAGAATAGCAGCTGtcttttattaaataaagatatatcTTTTATAAATGCGTATTCTTTAGATTAAAATATGTGCATAAACATAATGAACGTTTAGTTGATTAATTGAATAGATGTCAAAATATTCGATTTTTCAGTTTTCAGTACAAATAGTTCTATATCTCTTCAGCCTCTAATAAATTACGGGGAATTCGATTTCTCAAACTGCAAATGTGCACTAAagcttaattatttattttatcttcaAATCAGTATGTCTAACTGTAATCATTAAACCACTTTATTggctcaaaaataaaattttcatgacTTTCCTTCTTCGTTAAACAAAATAGGATATCCATTGTTTGCAGGTCGGTATTGTTTAAGCAAAAACAAGATTAAAATTGAATCGGAAAACAAACACTTAGAGTTAGTAACTGGTTACAAGGGAATTTATAAACTTCAAAAAGGTTAATATGGGTCATTGAACCCCTTTCCGGCACCTAAACGTTTATAGAATTAAGAACATTCTCTGGAAGAAGCCATTCAAAAGGGTATTCTTTGATTTCCTTTCCATTGTTGCCAGCAGTAATATCGTTATTTCTCTGATTTATCTGCTCTGTGACACCTAATAAATTTTGCTGAAACCTGtgataataaaaagagaaattaatatcaaaaataataatcatggGATGTGCTCAGGCACTGaatattttagtaataaaatataacaaaaaattctaGTTAAGAACAATATCAAAACACAAACTTTTCAACAAAAGCCTTTCCATCGTTATCCATTGTCTTTAGATAACGATCGTCATAATTTCCTAAACTGCTTGTGAGTACTTGACTACTGGTCCGTTTTGAACcaattgtataaaatatttcttttcctgTGGGCATTGCTTCATCAAGATCATTCTATAAAGAAATGACGAAATAGTAAAGGTTTGCCAAGTTTATTACCGTGAAATTACCATCAGTTAACAAAACTATACACAGTAACCTTTATTCAAGTATGCTACCTTgacttttaaaatcaaagtactaagcactgacgggagttgattttatcgattattatttattatcttgcatggcaattagtttctagtctgtatttgaattacacacttttttataatatggatttttagacttttctgataagaattttgaaaaaccccatatgaatcatgttgtgtaatatttaaagatggaTTTTCAACTACGTATAAGTAAttgaaaaaattctaaaaattgttttgatccaagcactattgaacTCTATCGAACCAGACGTTCGGCTGTCTctgttaatctccgacaagcaagacaGCTCTCTGCTCTACAAACATTTCTAacttgttcgtattatataaaatctgactattttcaaagtgtttattgataagtttccttgaaaaacaatgctttagcatacattatatcgaatttttctattattttcaagaacttagtcttgtcagcgatggtgatttgtgcttaggtccaaaaggaatacttttttttgggggggggggggtgtctcaACGATAACGTAGTCGTTAGGTATacctaatttatcttaaatattaaaatcttaCCATTTCGTCCTCGGGTTGTCCATGCAAAATGTCCGGCATGTTTGGGGGAAAGGCATAATGGTCATATGCAGGGAAATTGGACACGGAGTGTTCTACACTACATATGTAAATGATATTTGTCAAAACCTCGACGAGGTTTTCGATGCTTGTAAATTCCGGAATACCCTgaagttttaaaacaataccatcataataaagtaaatgcttttatatgaaaaaaaagttatctgctgtagcaataaaaaaaaatgcagcatTGATAATatcgattgattttttttcagttagaTAAACAACCCCACTATTCTTTAtcatataattgaattttaaaagctttaagAATGGATTTAAAATAATTGCCGATTTATTGCAATTAAAAACAAGAGGTCTATTGGTGACAGCGCTCACCTGTGCAATAAAAGCCATTTTAAAACCACCTTAATGTAGTCATATATAAAACCTTTGGACAATATTGCAACAGATCGTGTAAAGAAAGTTTTATTAGAATTTTCACAAGATATGTGTTGAACACCGAGCCCCTTTTGTCTCTGTatgatttcatagtcatatcccATATTGAGCATTGCAGGTCTAAAAAAGATCTTAAACAACTCTAAAAATAGGGCCCTTTAAAAAAAGCCATAAAGCCCCTTTACGTACTAAGTATTTTTTGTACCAAGTTCGGTTGGAATTGGCATAGTGTTCTGGAGAGGAATTCAATTCTTAGAATTCGTTGAAATGTCTTACGAAatccctaattttttttatattttgcccATAAAaagatgtatatgtatattgtttaaaatttactaTACACACATTCATCCCACATCCTCCAGTCCCATTTGTTTTTCTTGGTAATAATAATTCCTGTCTAAATGATTGAATCTCATTGTCTTGTTGAACATTAACATCGTCAtctgaaacagaaaaaaatgacgTACAGAAAAAAAGAGTTTAAATTCGGATTATTTTAGAACTTGataatattttaagcatagatataTATTGCAAACTTACTGCCATAGTAGTGTGCTGCATATTCATACACAAACTGATGTATTGCTTTATGCAAAAGCAAAGCGTCATCTTTAAAGAAGTATCCCGGTATCGTCTATGAAATGTGAACGACATTGACAACataagcacgtagcatcggtgaaaagaggggggggggggtctttttctaaaaaatgcctttcataattttacataaagaaatttgaattatgtaaattttttagatattatgCATTAACCATCACCAATCCACTCGTTCTTGGATTAACGAagtaaggattaaaaaaaaatgggctTTGTAGCAATATATTTTGTAGCAATATATTAACCTTAACTCCCCTGGTCTCTAATCCTTTGAGAAGTGAGGCATGTGTACTATACGCCCAGTTTTCATTgcttcattttcaatgaaaaaaagaaataaatatcaaatagagTTACCTAGTCCAATGCTTTTAACATCTTGTATAAGCTAATCAAAATCCACATAATTTCAAAATACTGAACTGTTCCACGTTTAAATTGTCTAACTTTGATAATTGTTCAATAGCATTATATGTGTTTTCCAAAATATCATTCTTGAAAGGTTATCATTTGTAAATGACTCGTTTGTCtttcaaaagtaaaaatgttatagataaaaacaaatcttgaaaaaaaacacatgaaCTTGATTGAAGATTAAATGATAAGGAAACAAGAGTAATGACATATTTCAGTTCCAGTGACACTTACTGTTTTGATATGAGTCTTAACATTGTGACACGCCCAATGTAAGTGCCTTTGTCGAAGTGGGCGCCTACCGGAAATAAATCATCCACTGTGAatctataaacaaaaaatgcgATGCATCATGGTTGCAACAATAGTGGAACCAAACAATTTGTATTTCCGTAACATGAATTTTCAACTTACTTGTTACCAGCATGCATAAATTGAAAATGAGGCAAAAGTATCTTGTAGATAGGATGTCTGTCCGAAAGATTTCTATGTATGCAGATGCTAACTCCTTCCATTAAAAAATGCGTAAAGCCtgtaatgttttttgtttttcatgatTAATCTAACTTAACAGTAATAAGATAAATTCCTATccttattttatacatatattctaaataaagaataacaatgatataaaatgtatttatgcTCTTGTAATGCATAATATTTCCTTTACATTTgctattttatatttatctttaaactgatttttaaaatatttatattttttaaaacaaagttttaaacttttatgaactttttcttcttgaattttgttaaactatgctataatgattataaataaaaaaatccagaaTGAACtgaaacaataaattataatgcTTTAGAAGacaaaatagataataaaaaataaaggacaACCCAGTCAATAAAAAGAGATGTTGAACTTCTTGTAGtttcataataaataattcTGTTCAAATTAAGT from Magallana gigas chromosome 9, xbMagGiga1.1, whole genome shotgun sequence includes these protein-coding regions:
- the LOC105333405 gene encoding allene oxide synthase-lipoxygenase protein: MGNRQNVQVKLPQNDDETETRRQNLQSTRNKYQLQQPTFGLTDLEQRLVNIVNLPPMLREFPKEEKRSFYFSFFNGLRIISGVIYMLIFGRGKWTIQQMIRHFRDSKVIKEPKGCEVWRKEEVDGPNQTQSQRAQADHWFAWQRMNGLTRNLIRKVQTIPEQFVPFVNIIEENHPYLAGKTLETHIQQGTLFVVDLTEISLNEPTLLSTMALFGIYKDVLMPVAVWMNIKDVKDGKVYTPRLNGDNTEIRQWVKMRMWFNMLEGQYHTSITHVGFTHFLMEGVSICIHRNLSDRHPIYKILLPHFQFMHAGNKFTVDDLFPVGAHFDKGTYIGRVTMLRLISKHNENWAYSTHASLLKGLETRGVKTIPGYFFKDDALLLHKAIHQFVYEYAAHYYGNDDVNVQQDNEIQSFRQELLLPRKTNGTGGCGMNGIPEFTSIENLVEVLTNIIYICSVEHSVSNFPAYDHYAFPPNMPDILHGQPEDEMNDLDEAMPTGKEIFYTIGSKRTSSQVLTSSLGNYDDRYLKTMDNDGKAFVEKFQQNLLGVTEQINQRNNDITAGNNGKEIKEYPFEWLLPENVLNSINV